The proteins below are encoded in one region of Ereboglobus luteus:
- the gspG gene encoding type II secretion system major pseudopilin GspG — MRHTARRFLHTTARAFTLLEILVVLAIAGMIIGLAVANFDNIFGGAKEDVAKMFVSSSLKVPLQSYRMHMGDFPSTAEGLQALIIAPADKAERWRGPYLDGDKSTLLDPWGVAYQYNYPGTRNKTGYDVWSNGPDKQSGTADDIGNWATGSATTGQ; from the coding sequence ATCCGCCACACCGCCCGCCGGTTTCTCCACACGACCGCGCGCGCGTTCACGCTTCTCGAAATTCTCGTCGTGCTCGCCATCGCCGGCATGATCATCGGCCTCGCGGTCGCCAATTTCGACAACATCTTTGGCGGGGCCAAGGAGGACGTGGCCAAGATGTTTGTTTCCAGCAGTCTCAAGGTTCCCCTTCAGTCCTACCGCATGCACATGGGCGATTTCCCCTCAACCGCCGAGGGGCTTCAGGCGCTCATCATCGCTCCCGCCGACAAGGCCGAGCGTTGGCGCGGCCCTTATCTCGACGGCGACAAATCCACCCTTCTCGACCCCTGGGGCGTCGCCTACCAATACAATTATCCCGGCACTCGCAACAAAACCGGCTACGACGTCTGGTCAAACGGCCCCGACAAGCAAAGCGGCACCGCCGACGACATTGGCAACTGGGCAACAGGCTCCGCCACCACGGGCCAGTAA
- a CDS encoding fucose isomerase, whose protein sequence is MKKKPASKMKTVLLVASGDLRQSANETCWPAQAAMEKQLTACLAKLGYKLIRAHPYKPALKHGFIASQKEGMEIFARLNPEMPLIVAESVWQYSHHVLPGLISHQGPILTVANWSGQWPGLVGMLNLNGGLTKAGKKYSTLWSENFDDEYFLSHLKEWLATGVTKHKTSHVKALAKCAVPSKAKAVAKKIAADLRTRKSIMGVFDEGCMGMYNAIIPDELLFSTGVYKERLSQSALYYGATQVSDAEAREVFNWYKKKGFTFHFGSDEENELTESQVIWQCKMYIAACRIADEFGCEAIGIQYQQGLKDLIPASDLVEGTLNSSDRPPVKNAAGKVIRAGEPIPHFNEVDECAGFDGLITNRVHKALGQPVENTLHDLRWGDWDKSGTVKDYVWVYLISGGAPAEHHIGGWAGSDGWRQSKWYFRLGGSTLRGIAKPGEIVWSRVFVENGKLKMDLGRAKVVELPAEETQRRWDATSNVWPIMHAVTYGVTRDQMMARHKANHIQVAYAKSAKDADMAMYAKAALAAELGIEVSLCGTKANGKAF, encoded by the coding sequence ATGAAAAAGAAACCCGCCTCAAAAATGAAAACCGTCCTCCTCGTCGCCTCCGGCGATCTTCGCCAGTCCGCCAACGAAACCTGCTGGCCCGCGCAGGCCGCGATGGAAAAGCAGCTCACCGCATGCCTCGCCAAGCTCGGCTACAAACTCATCCGCGCGCATCCCTACAAACCCGCACTCAAGCACGGATTCATCGCCTCGCAAAAGGAGGGCATGGAAATTTTCGCCAGGCTCAACCCGGAGATGCCGCTCATCGTCGCCGAGTCGGTCTGGCAGTATTCGCATCACGTGCTGCCGGGGCTCATTTCGCACCAGGGGCCGATTCTCACCGTCGCCAATTGGTCCGGCCAGTGGCCCGGCCTCGTCGGCATGCTCAACCTCAACGGCGGCCTCACCAAGGCCGGCAAAAAATATTCCACGCTCTGGAGCGAAAACTTCGACGACGAGTATTTCCTCTCGCATCTCAAGGAGTGGCTCGCGACCGGCGTCACCAAGCACAAGACCTCGCATGTCAAGGCGCTCGCCAAGTGCGCCGTGCCATCGAAGGCGAAGGCTGTTGCGAAAAAAATCGCCGCCGATCTGCGCACGCGCAAATCGATCATGGGCGTGTTCGACGAGGGCTGCATGGGCATGTATAACGCGATCATTCCCGACGAGCTGCTTTTCTCCACCGGCGTTTACAAGGAGCGCCTCTCGCAATCCGCCCTCTACTACGGCGCGACGCAGGTGAGCGACGCCGAGGCGCGCGAGGTGTTTAATTGGTATAAGAAAAAAGGCTTCACGTTCCACTTCGGCTCCGACGAGGAAAACGAGCTCACCGAGAGCCAGGTCATCTGGCAGTGCAAAATGTATATCGCCGCGTGCCGCATCGCCGACGAGTTCGGCTGCGAAGCCATCGGCATCCAATACCAGCAGGGATTGAAGGACTTGATTCCCGCGTCCGATCTCGTCGAGGGCACGCTGAACAGCTCCGACCGTCCGCCGGTGAAAAACGCCGCGGGCAAGGTCATTCGCGCCGGCGAGCCGATTCCGCATTTCAACGAAGTTGACGAGTGCGCCGGTTTCGACGGCCTCATCACGAACCGCGTCCACAAGGCGCTCGGCCAGCCCGTCGAAAACACGCTGCACGATCTTCGCTGGGGCGACTGGGACAAGAGCGGCACGGTCAAGGATTACGTGTGGGTGTATCTCATCTCCGGAGGCGCGCCCGCGGAGCACCACATCGGCGGCTGGGCGGGCAGCGACGGCTGGCGCCAGAGCAAATGGTATTTCCGCCTTGGCGGCTCGACGCTGCGCGGCATTGCCAAGCCGGGCGAAATCGTCTGGAGCCGCGTGTTTGTTGAAAACGGAAAACTCAAAATGGACCTCGGCCGCGCGAAAGTCGTCGAGCTTCCCGCCGAGGAAACGCAGCGCCGCTGGGACGCCACCTCAAACGTGTGGCCGATCATGCACGCCGTGACCTACGGTGTGACGCGCGACCAAATGATGGCCCGCCACAAGGCCAACCACATCCAAGTCGCCTACGCAAAATCCGCGAAGGACGCCGACATGGCGATGTATGCCAAAGCCGCGCTCGCCGCCGAACTCGGCATTGAAGTCAGCCTCTGCGGCACCAAGGCCAACGGAAAGGCGTTTTGA
- a CDS encoding DUF2238 domain-containing protein: MSTPAFRSRYVLALLLMFIAVTVRSGIGAHYPQDWILENGLVFILIVLFVVFRRRFLSIFSLTSWTVLFVFFCINAIGAHWTYSEVPYREWWASITGAPLPHDGVWPGRNHFDRMVHFLYGLLFLVPIREFMTAVSPIKRGFWSYFVPLNLIMSTSMVYELIEWAAAEVFGGELGLAYNGSQGDIWDAQKDMMLATLGGLIVTLVILVANRRNQSAKN; this comes from the coding sequence ATGAGCACACCGGCATTTCGTTCGCGCTACGTTTTGGCGCTTCTTTTGATGTTTATCGCCGTCACGGTAAGGTCGGGCATTGGCGCGCATTATCCGCAGGATTGGATTCTTGAAAACGGACTCGTTTTTATACTGATCGTTTTGTTCGTGGTGTTTCGCCGGCGGTTTTTATCCATCTTTTCGCTCACCAGCTGGACGGTGCTTTTTGTGTTTTTCTGCATCAACGCAATCGGCGCGCACTGGACTTACTCCGAGGTGCCCTACCGCGAATGGTGGGCGTCGATCACCGGCGCTCCCCTGCCCCACGATGGCGTTTGGCCCGGACGCAACCACTTCGACCGCATGGTGCATTTTCTTTACGGGCTTCTGTTTCTTGTTCCCATCCGCGAATTCATGACGGCGGTTTCGCCCATCAAGCGCGGCTTTTGGAGCTACTTCGTGCCGCTTAATCTTATCATGTCCACCTCAATGGTTTACGAACTCATCGAGTGGGCCGCGGCCGAGGTTTTCGGCGGCGAACTCGGCCTCGCCTACAACGGCTCCCAAGGCGACATCTGGGACGCGCAGAAAGACATGATGCTGGCCACTTTGGGCGGGCTGATTGTCACACTTGTCATTCTGGTCGCAAACAGGCGCAATCAATCTGCCAAAAACTAA
- a CDS encoding RNA polymerase sigma factor, whose amino-acid sequence MMDDAGLLRAYAENRSEAAFAGFVEQRIGFVHGTALRMAGGDSHMAHDVTQAVFAIVAAKAGELAVHERLAGWLYTTTCNVSRQTMRDARRRSAREQEAIRMSAIEQEVRATAAGAAEREGDNMTAKLRPILDEALGGLREIEREAVLLRYFEGRAFAEIGAKLKMSEEAARKRVERAVEKMRGVFAKRGVTSGAAALGALMVSEAAHGAPAGLSSIVLAGARATAGTSAATVAGTGVLLAFMSSTKITTAAIVALLLAAGGFYYGAQDDRAASEALARATRENANLAAQLRELEKLNAASVTPSASASREDRIAAGEAFVDAHPELKEKMRAWTNAMGARYAFRVAHEMNLSPGQSARLAGIIRGPVTSFGDVVSGYGEVLLRFGNWKPRSKREQEMRDLLGEAGYEKFGELLALENAGADYNIIGLSNALYFTDDPLTSEQARSLEKIAIDLEKNHAGITDPQARWNAFMEQAGSTLSPAQMHALMSVGDRYVWKQTSQKWRNDYDETRTVTISKPIKK is encoded by the coding sequence ATGATGGATGACGCCGGATTACTTCGCGCTTATGCTGAAAATCGTTCCGAGGCGGCTTTTGCCGGATTCGTGGAGCAGCGCATCGGTTTTGTGCATGGGACGGCGCTGCGGATGGCCGGTGGCGACTCGCACATGGCGCATGATGTCACTCAGGCGGTGTTCGCGATTGTCGCCGCCAAGGCCGGGGAGCTTGCCGTGCACGAGCGGCTTGCGGGCTGGCTATACACGACGACTTGCAACGTGTCGCGCCAGACGATGCGTGATGCTCGCCGCCGGAGCGCGCGCGAACAGGAGGCCATCCGCATGAGCGCGATTGAGCAGGAGGTCCGTGCGACGGCGGCCGGCGCCGCGGAAAGGGAAGGTGATAATATGACGGCGAAACTGCGCCCCATACTGGACGAAGCGCTGGGCGGGTTGCGCGAGATTGAGCGCGAGGCGGTGTTGCTGAGGTATTTTGAGGGAAGGGCGTTCGCGGAGATCGGCGCGAAACTAAAAATGTCCGAGGAGGCCGCCCGAAAACGCGTGGAGCGGGCCGTCGAGAAAATGCGTGGTGTGTTTGCGAAGCGCGGCGTGACGTCGGGCGCGGCGGCGCTGGGGGCGTTGATGGTCTCCGAGGCCGCGCACGGTGCTCCGGCGGGACTGTCGTCGATCGTGTTGGCGGGCGCGCGGGCGACGGCGGGAACGAGCGCCGCGACTGTTGCGGGGACGGGCGTGCTTTTGGCTTTTATGAGTTCAACAAAAATAACAACCGCAGCCATCGTGGCGCTTTTGCTTGCCGCGGGCGGCTTTTATTATGGTGCGCAAGACGACCGCGCCGCGTCGGAGGCGCTGGCGCGTGCGACGCGGGAAAACGCCAATCTGGCGGCGCAGTTGCGCGAATTGGAAAAGCTAAACGCCGCGAGTGTCACGCCGTCCGCATCCGCTTCCAGAGAAGACCGGATAGCCGCCGGGGAGGCATTTGTGGACGCCCATCCGGAACTGAAGGAAAAGATGCGGGCGTGGACAAACGCCATGGGGGCGAGATATGCGTTTCGCGTTGCACATGAGATGAATTTGTCACCCGGGCAAAGCGCGCGGCTGGCTGGAATCATACGCGGGCCTGTGACCAGTTTTGGCGACGTCGTGTCGGGATATGGCGAGGTGTTGCTCAGATTCGGCAACTGGAAACCGCGTTCAAAACGTGAACAGGAGATGCGCGATTTGCTGGGCGAGGCGGGGTATGAAAAATTCGGCGAGCTGCTCGCTCTCGAAAATGCCGGCGCGGATTATAATATCATCGGATTAAGCAATGCATTGTATTTCACCGACGATCCCCTGACGTCCGAACAGGCGCGGAGTCTCGAAAAAATCGCCATCGATTTGGAAAAGAACCATGCCGGTATTACTGATCCACAGGCACGTTGGAACGCATTTATGGAACAGGCCGGGTCAACTTTATCGCCCGCGCAAATGCACGCGCTTATGTCGGTTGGAGACCGGTATGTTTGGAAACAGACATCACAAAAGTGGCGCAACGATTACGATGAAACCAGGACGGTAACGATTTCGAAACCCATCAAAAAATGA
- a CDS encoding type II secretion system protein: MTCRASRQRRRAFTIVEVLVALAICAMMGVMLVGAYMNVLYAYEAAAANPKRNLDLRFARNMLLAEADFETAQKGDSFEGATGRQVKWSAVIEATNTANLFHVTFTCELSAGNTPDEKEETITEVFRLLRPTWSTTSGFSPDAATLRAEARDRIVQDQQPSPLSGFGSSSSSSGGSGGGKSGGGTKSGGGGGNKQGSRAGGNTGGGGAPKR, translated from the coding sequence ATGACCTGCCGCGCATCGCGCCAGCGCCGCCGCGCGTTCACGATTGTCGAGGTGCTCGTCGCGCTCGCGATCTGCGCGATGATGGGCGTCATGCTTGTCGGCGCCTACATGAACGTGCTCTACGCCTACGAAGCCGCCGCCGCGAATCCCAAGCGCAACCTCGACCTCCGCTTCGCGCGCAACATGCTCCTCGCCGAGGCCGATTTTGAAACCGCGCAAAAAGGCGACTCGTTCGAGGGCGCGACCGGCCGCCAGGTAAAATGGTCCGCCGTCATCGAGGCCACGAACACCGCGAACCTTTTCCACGTCACCTTCACTTGCGAGTTGAGCGCCGGAAACACACCCGACGAAAAAGAGGAGACCATCACCGAGGTGTTTCGTTTGCTCCGGCCCACCTGGTCGACGACCTCCGGTTTTTCGCCCGACGCCGCCACGCTCCGGGCCGAGGCGCGCGACCGCATTGTTCAAGACCAGCAGCCCTCGCCCCTTTCCGGATTCGGCTCCTCCAGCTCCTCAAGTGGCGGCAGTGGCGGCGGCAAGTCCGGCGGCGGCACCAAATCCGGCGGTGGCGGTGGCAATAAACAAGGAAGCCGCGCCGGCGGAAACACCGGCGGGGGAGGCGCGCCGAAACGATGA
- the rpmF gene encoding 50S ribosomal protein L32, giving the protein MANPKRKQSKRRSALRRSANAFKAPQYATDPTDGTAFRPHRVNPNNGMYRGRQVLNVEV; this is encoded by the coding sequence ATGGCTAATCCGAAACGCAAACAATCCAAGCGTCGCAGCGCACTCCGTCGCTCCGCCAACGCCTTCAAGGCTCCGCAATACGCGACCGACCCGACCGACGGCACCGCGTTCCGCCCCCACCGCGTCAACCCGAACAACGGCATGTATCGCGGCCGTCAAGTCCTCAACGTCGAGGTCTGA
- a CDS encoding PilW family protein: MNLRRTSRLRACAPHSAFTLIEVLIAVAIVSMVIVASTTLIFSMGELWGRNSDVRLFDLHSRNVTRFLESELASAALPPTGGTAGAQANASNTAAAPVTIQEVRDQTGNSDLYLTYELPNGSRLCVWPDRALPSVVCSLACREGEGLILLWHSRLETNFDIDAPRETVITPLVTGMTYDYYDIDLKTWKNETVLRKDNSNQGVLPQRIRLTFTYSGRTLETVIDIPGAPPQGLPML; the protein is encoded by the coding sequence ATGAACCTCCGCCGCACATCCCGCCTTCGCGCTTGCGCTCCGCATTCCGCATTCACACTGATCGAAGTCCTCATCGCGGTGGCGATTGTGTCGATGGTGATTGTCGCCTCCACCACGCTTATTTTTTCGATGGGCGAACTCTGGGGGCGCAACTCCGACGTGCGCCTGTTCGACCTGCACTCCCGCAACGTCACCCGTTTTCTCGAAAGCGAACTCGCCTCCGCCGCGCTCCCTCCCACCGGCGGCACCGCGGGCGCGCAAGCCAACGCCTCGAACACCGCCGCCGCGCCCGTGACGATTCAGGAAGTGCGCGACCAGACGGGCAACTCCGACCTCTACCTCACCTACGAGCTTCCCAACGGCAGCCGCCTTTGCGTGTGGCCCGACCGCGCGCTTCCCAGTGTCGTGTGCTCGCTCGCCTGCCGCGAGGGCGAGGGGCTTATCCTCCTCTGGCATTCGCGGCTCGAAACCAACTTCGACATCGACGCCCCCCGCGAAACCGTCATCACGCCGCTCGTCACCGGCATGACCTACGATTATTACGACATTGATCTCAAGACATGGAAAAATGAAACCGTGCTTCGCAAGGACAACTCCAACCAGGGCGTCCTCCCGCAGCGCATCCGCCTCACTTTCACCTACTCGGGCCGCACACTCGAAACCGTAATCGACATTCCCGGCGCGCCTCCGCAAGGACTTCCGATGCTATAA
- a CDS encoding prepilin-type N-terminal cleavage/methylation domain-containing protein gives MVRSSTHNHPLRARSPWKLGVGIRGFPRHGRGRHDAFTLLEILLALALIGMMTAVLIIGGSHLTNDKPTTPDEVFWVAVTAARKQALMSGREVRLAYVPAVTGEGSDTPAGLSATWADDGAEFFPFEGMGEVTCDFLTTQKGASSILVGGELIETQTIAHVTFYGDGTCTPFRAQFRIGTTAHTLAIDPWTCAQMLAQKEDAR, from the coding sequence TTGGTGAGGTCGTCCACGCACAATCATCCCCTCCGCGCCCGCTCGCCTTGGAAATTGGGAGTGGGCATCCGGGGTTTTCCGCGCCACGGGCGCGGGCGGCATGATGCGTTTACGCTTTTGGAAATCCTGCTTGCGCTTGCTCTCATCGGAATGATGACGGCCGTGCTCATCATCGGCGGCTCTCACCTTACCAACGACAAACCCACGACGCCCGACGAGGTGTTTTGGGTCGCCGTCACCGCCGCGCGCAAGCAGGCGCTCATGAGCGGCAGGGAAGTCCGCCTCGCCTACGTCCCCGCCGTCACAGGCGAGGGCTCCGACACGCCCGCCGGGCTTTCCGCCACGTGGGCCGACGACGGCGCGGAGTTTTTCCCGTTCGAGGGCATGGGCGAGGTGACGTGCGATTTTCTCACCACGCAAAAAGGCGCCAGCTCGATCCTCGTCGGCGGCGAACTCATCGAAACGCAGACCATCGCGCATGTGACATTTTACGGCGACGGCACCTGCACGCCCTTTCGCGCGCAATTCCGCATCGGCACCACCGCGCACACGCTCGCCATCGACCCGTGGACGTGCGCGCAAATGCTCGCGCAAAAGGAGGACGCGCGATGA